The segment CGATGCCGGCGAATCGAAGCCGTGCCACCGCGCGTAGGCCTCGTTCACGCGCACGAATCGGCTCTCCAGGTCTTTGAAGTAGATCCGGTCCGGCAGCGTGTCCATGAGGACGCGCAGGATCGACGAATCCAGCGCCGCACCGGTCGGCAAAGGGTGGGCGGGGGAGCGGGGCGTGTTTTTGGAGGGAAGGTCGGACACGGGAAGAGAAACGCGCGGGCAGCCTGCCCGCCGCCGATCGCATCAACCACGCAAACGATGCCGCGCGACTTTGGCAACGCTGCGCTGGGTTGCATGCGCGGACCGGGCGATGCGTGGTCGTCCCGTCCACCGCGGCGGGGTCCGGAGACCCGCCCTACAGGTGCGAGTTAGCGATTCCGCTTCGCTAGGATCGCCTCGATCTGATCCATGATCGAGTTCATCCGCGCGACGAGCGCGCGGTAGGGCGCGGGTGTGGCGAGATCGACGCCGGCGCGCTTCACCAGTTCGTAGGGATGATCGGAGCCGCCGGCTTTCAACAAACCGAGATACGTGTCCACGGCGCCGGGTTCGTGCGCCAGGATTCGGTCGGCGAAGGCCGTGCCGGCCGCGATCGAGGTGGCATACTGATAAACGTAGAAGCGGCGGTAGAAATGCGGGATGTAGGCCCACTCGACGGTGACGAGATCGTCGATCTTCACGACGCCCTGAGCGTCGCCGTGATACCGTCGCAGAATGTCGCCGTACATCTGGCTCAGCTTGGCGCCGGAAAGCGAATTCCCCTTCTCGACGGCCTCGTGGATCGCCAACTCGAACTCGGCGAACATCGCCTGGCGGAAGAACGTGCCGCGCATGTTCTCCAGCGCGGAGCCAAGATAGTAGAGTCGCTCGTCGTCGGATTGCGCGACCTTCAGCATGTGGTCGAGCAGGAGGACCTCGTTCTGCGTCGAGGCGATTTCCGCGGTGAAGATCGAGTAGCGCGCGTCGGGCGACGGCTGGTTGGCATTGGCGAGCAGCGAATGCACGCCGTGGCCCCACTCGTGCGCCAGCGTCGAGAGCGACTCATAGTCGTCGTTGTAGTTCATGAGCACGTAAGCGTGCGCGTTGTGCACGCTGCCGTTCATGTAAGCGCCGGCGCGCTTGCCGGGCTGCGGATAATAGTGCGTGTAGCGACCGCTCAGGCTGTCCGCGAAAAGCTTCTGGTATTCGGCGCCGAGGGGCGCGACCGCGTGGATCGCGAGATCCCTACTGGTCGAGAGCGGGAATTTTTTGTCCAGCGCGACGATCGGCGGATAGATGTCCCAGTAGTGCATTTCGCTCACGCCGAGCATGCGCGCGCGCAGCTTGAAGTAGCGGTGCAGCGTGGGGAGATTCGCGTTGGTCTCGGCCAGCAGCGTG is part of the Opitutus terrae PB90-1 genome and harbors:
- the pepF gene encoding oligoendopeptidase F, with product MKSLRLMFFATLPWFSPLLHAADSAAPAADPGTTWDLTPLYADEAAWRAAKDRVAAGIPKIKDFEGRLGESAATLLQAMDFVQGLRDEFVRLSVYASLVLDENTRNSAALERTQELGLLGTQFAQAMSVIDPELLVVGEEKIRGFLDREPGLKPYRFSLLEVLRAAPHTLGREAEGVLSAASLVTGTPGSLYGILANADMPWPTIKLSDGTEARLDQSGYARWRASANRADREAVFDAFWKKVRDYERTFGVTLFSQMKTDWFNASTRKYPSTLAAALDADNIPEAVYRTLLAETNANLPTLHRYFKLRARMLGVSEMHYWDIYPPIVALDKKFPLSTSRDLAIHAVAPLGAEYQKLFADSLSGRYTHYYPQPGKRAGAYMNGSVHNAHAYVLMNYNDDYESLSTLAHEWGHGVHSLLANANQPSPDARYSIFTAEIASTQNEVLLLDHMLKVAQSDDERLYYLGSALENMRGTFFRQAMFAEFELAIHEAVEKGNSLSGAKLSQMYGDILRRYHGDAQGVVKIDDLVTVEWAYIPHFYRRFYVYQYATSIAAGTAFADRILAHEPGAVDTYLGLLKAGGSDHPYELVKRAGVDLATPAPYRALVARMNSIMDQIEAILAKRNR